Part of the Kineococcus aurantiacus genome, CTTCCTGTCCGAGCTGGAGCGCAACGAGCGCGACCCGCAGGTCCTGGAGAAGCTGTTCAAGCTCGACCACCTGTCCACCCGCGTCCGCCGCAACGCCGAGTCGATGCTCGTCCTGGCCGGGGCCGACCAGACCCGCGCGAAGTCCCGCCCGGTGAAGGTCTCCAGCGTCGTGCGCGCCGCCCTCGCCGAGATCGAGGACTACCCCCGCGTCGACCTGGCGCGCCTGGACGAGCTCACGCTGCACGGCAGCGCGGCCGCCGACGTCACCCACCTGCTGGCCGAGCTGCTGGAGAACGCGACCGCCTTCTCCGCCGGCACCACCCGCGTCGTCGTCACCGGCGTGGTCGGGCCCGAGGGCGGCTACCGCCTCAGCATCGCCGACTCCGGCATCGGGATGAGCGCGCAGGAGCTGGCCGAGGCCAACCGCCGCATCGCCGAGGCGGCCTCGACCCGCCCCGACTCCCGACTCCTGGGCCACCACGTCGTCGGCCTGCTCGCCGACCGGTGGGCCGCGGGCGTCACCCTCCTGGCCGGTGCCGCCGGCGGGACCGTGGCCGTCGTGGAGCTGCCCCCGACGCTGGCCCTCACGGCCGACCCGGCCCTCGAGGCGACGGTCGAGCCGGTGGCCCAGCCCGTGGTCCAGCCCGTCACCCAGCCCGTCGTGCCCGTCGCCGAGCCGGCGCTGGTCGCGGCCGTCGCCGCCGTCCGGACCGCCGAGGCCGTCGCGCCGTCCGCGCCGGCCGCGCCGGTCGAGCCCGTCGCGGCCGCCCCGGCCCCCGTCCCGGCCCCCGTCCCGGCCCCCGTCGCGGTGCAGCCGGTGCAGACGGCTCCGGCCCAGCCGGTCCCCGTCCAGCCGGTCCCCGCCCAGCCGGCCCCCGCGCAGCCCACCCGGGTGCGGGGCGCCCAGCTCGGCGAGCTCGGCCGCGACCTGGGCCGCACCGCCGAGACCGGCCAGGGCCCGCAGGTGGCGACGCTGCCCACCGGGACCAGCGTCCCCACCGTCCCGACCCGCGTCCGCGGCGCGCAGCTGCCCGACACCGGTGAGGACACCGCGGCGACCGCCACCACCCACCGCTCCGCCGACCAGGTCCGCCGCGGCCTGTCCGGCCTGCAGAGCGGCGTCTCCCGCGCCCGCCGCGACAGCGCCGCCCAGCTCGGCGCCGAGAGCACCACCGACACCACCGACCCGTCCACCGAGAGCGAGTGACCGTGAGCGTCAGCACCGTCAGCCAGAACGCGCAGGACGTCAACTTCCTGCTCGAGCGCTTCGTCGACCAGACCCCCGGTGTCGAACAGGCCATCGGCGTCTCCTCCGACGGCCTGCTCATGACCATGCGGGCCGACCTGGCCCGCGCCGACGCCGACAAGCTCGCCGCGACCGTCTCCGGGCTCACCACGCTGGCCGTCTCGGCCTCGCGGCTGCTGTCCAAGGGGCCGCTGAGCCAGGTCATCACCGAGTTCGGCTCCGGCTACCTGCTGGTGTCCTCCATCGCCGGCCGCGCCTGCCTGGGCGTGGTCACCTTTGCCGACTGCGACCTGGGTCTGGTCGGCTACGAGACGACGATGCTCGTCGAGCGCGTCGGCTCGCTCCTGACCCCCGAGCTCGTCACCGAGCTCAAGACCTCGCTGCAGCTGTGAGCCCCGCCGGGTTCGACCCCGAGGACCTCGACGAGTTCGACGAGTTCGACCGTCCGTTCCTCGGGGGTGCTGCGACCCCGGCCGCTCCCGCCGTCCCCTCCTCCGCCGTCGTGGAGGAGGGGGAGGGGGACGGGGAGGTGCGGGCCTACCTGCTCACCGGGGGCCGCACCGGCGGCGGCGCGGCCGGCATCGCCATGGAGACCACCGCCGTCCTCACTCCGGTGGGGGAGTTCGCCGTGGCGGGCGGGACGCTCCCGTTCGAGCTGGGCCAGGTCGCCGCGACCTGCGCGCAGGCCCGGTCCGTGGCCGAGGTCGCCGCCCTCGTCGGCATCCCGCTGGGGGTGGCCCAGGTGCTGGTCGGCGACCTCGTCGCCCGAGAACTGCTCATCACGACGTCCACCGCGAAGTCCCTCGCGTTCGACGTCTCGTTCATCGAGAGGTTGATCAACGGTGTCGCTGCACTCTGAGGTCGCCGCGCCCGCGGCCCCCGTCAAACGCCCCCCGATCCCCGTCAAGATCCTCGTCTCGGGGGGGTTCGGCGTCGGCAAGACCACGACCGTCGGCGCCCTGTCGGAGATCGAGCCGCTGAGCACCGAGGCCGCCATGACCTCGGCCTCGGTCGGGGTGGACTACGCCGGGGAGGGCAGCGAGAAGACCACGACGACGGTCGCGATGGACTTCGGCCGCGTCACCATCGACGAGAGCATCATCCTGTACATGTTCGGCACGCCCGGGCAGGACCGGTTCGGCTTCATGTGGAACGACCTGGCCGACGGCGCCCTCGGCGGCATCGTCCTGGTCGACCCCAGCCGCATCGACGACTGCTTCGTCGCGCTGGACTACTTCGAGAAGATCGGCCTGCCGTTCGTGCTGGCCGTCAACTCCTTCGCCGGCCGCAGCCAGCTCACGCTGGAGCAGGTCCGCGCCGCCGCCAACGTCGACCCCGCCGTCCCGGTCGTCGCCCTCGACGCCCGCCGGCGCGAGGACGTCAAGCGTGCGGTGCTGACCCTGCTGCAGCTCATCCTGTCGCGCGCCCGGGCCGCCTGAGGGCGCCCGCCGGGCCGGGGGGCGTCAGTCCGCGTAGCGCGGGTCGACGTCCTCCGGCGGCAGGTCCAGCAGGTGCGCGACCTGCTCGACCACCACGTCGGCGACCAGGTCGTCCAGCTCGTCGCCGTCGGCCCGCGTCTCCAGCGGGCGGCGGTACAGCACCACCCGGGCCGGCCGCTGCCCCTGGGCCGGGAAGAGCCGGCCCAGGGGCACGACGTCGTCCTCCCACGGGGCCGGGTCCGACGGCGGGACGTCCTCGACGGCGAACTCCACCCCGGCCAGCTGCTCGGCCCAGCGCCGCTCCAGCAGCTCCACCGCGTCCAGCACCAGGTCGTCGAACCGCTCGGCGCGCGTGCGCGCCGCGGGCAGCGACGCGGGCAGCAGGGGGCCGCGCAACCCGCGACCGTGCCGGTCGCGGCGGCGGTGGGGGCGCGTCTGCGCCCGGCGTCGGAGGACCACCGAGCGAGAGTACCCGCGACACGAGCCGCCCGTTGGCTCGTCGGCACGCGCGGCGGGGGGGTAGCGTGCCGCGCGTGACCACCCGCACCCCAGGGACGAACGCCTCCCGCCCGGGAGCAGGGCGCCCCGCCGCGCCCAGCGCCCGGCGCTGCTCGCGCACGGCGTGCGGGAAGACCGCGGTCGCGACCCTCACCTACGTCTACTCCGACTCCACCGCCGTCCTCGGCCCCCTCGCCACGTACGCCGAGCCCCACACGTACGACCTGTGCGCCGACCACGCCGAGCGCCTCACCGCCCCCCGCGGGTGGGAGGTCGTGCGCCTGGCCCCCGACCTGCTCGAGGCGGCCCG contains:
- a CDS encoding HAMP domain-containing protein, translating into MTSLLRRVRVGARFAIAFGVILALTLLTGAVAFVGSHAQSASLTDTHDAAKLVKYVDQQRYYDAQLAGWQAGYAWDTYRVGVEAALADDNTNRAGYLAQRTELVSSLKSAPTDLMTAQERAINAHLIELWDQFIDYDNRAVIAWRDGRTVDAETHLNEGGYPVYQEILDQMDVLEASVEARNSAAEARAARVADIAQGFIVGFAVLAVVLVALMLTALIRTVVTPLRQLTQRADEVASERLPQAIAQIQGMAADATPPTLPAFAVTAQDELADLAVAFNHVQDSALDLAVEQHRAERAAAEMLVNLGRRNQNLLSRTLAFLSELERNERDPQVLEKLFKLDHLSTRVRRNAESMLVLAGADQTRAKSRPVKVSSVVRAALAEIEDYPRVDLARLDELTLHGSAAADVTHLLAELLENATAFSAGTTRVVVTGVVGPEGGYRLSIADSGIGMSAQELAEANRRIAEAASTRPDSRLLGHHVVGLLADRWAAGVTLLAGAAGGTVAVVELPPTLALTADPALEATVEPVAQPVVQPVTQPVVPVAEPALVAAVAAVRTAEAVAPSAPAAPVEPVAAAPAPVPAPVPAPVAVQPVQTAPAQPVPVQPVPAQPAPAQPTRVRGAQLGELGRDLGRTAETGQGPQVATLPTGTSVPTVPTRVRGAQLPDTGEDTAATATTHRSADQVRRGLSGLQSGVSRARRDSAAQLGAESTTDTTDPSTESE
- a CDS encoding roadblock/LC7 domain-containing protein; translation: MSVSTVSQNAQDVNFLLERFVDQTPGVEQAIGVSSDGLLMTMRADLARADADKLAATVSGLTTLAVSASRLLSKGPLSQVITEFGSGYLLVSSIAGRACLGVVTFADCDLGLVGYETTMLVERVGSLLTPELVTELKTSLQL
- a CDS encoding DUF742 domain-containing protein, with the translated sequence MSPAGFDPEDLDEFDEFDRPFLGGAATPAAPAVPSSAVVEEGEGDGEVRAYLLTGGRTGGGAAGIAMETTAVLTPVGEFAVAGGTLPFELGQVAATCAQARSVAEVAALVGIPLGVAQVLVGDLVARELLITTSTAKSLAFDVSFIERLINGVAAL
- a CDS encoding ATP/GTP-binding protein encodes the protein MSLHSEVAAPAAPVKRPPIPVKILVSGGFGVGKTTTVGALSEIEPLSTEAAMTSASVGVDYAGEGSEKTTTTVAMDFGRVTIDESIILYMFGTPGQDRFGFMWNDLADGALGGIVLVDPSRIDDCFVALDYFEKIGLPFVLAVNSFAGRSQLTLEQVRAAANVDPAVPVVALDARRREDVKRAVLTLLQLILSRARAA
- a CDS encoding metallopeptidase family protein, which codes for MVLRRRAQTRPHRRRDRHGRGLRGPLLPASLPAARTRAERFDDLVLDAVELLERRWAEQLAGVEFAVEDVPPSDPAPWEDDVVPLGRLFPAQGQRPARVVLYRRPLETRADGDELDDLVADVVVEQVAHLLDLPPEDVDPRYAD
- a CDS encoding DUF3499 family protein, with protein sequence MTTRTPGTNASRPGAGRPAAPSARRCSRTACGKTAVATLTYVYSDSTAVLGPLATYAEPHTYDLCADHAERLTAPRGWEVVRLAPDLLEAARHHDDLDALVDAVRDEPRGAGRRIDPDAPAVRRSHLRVIGDDK